The genomic stretch gaACTATGGATCGGTATTCTGGTAGATTttcctgcacatttatatttgggactacgggacaacacGTAATAGATCCCTTGTAGTGGATATTTACTTTGAGACAACAGATTGGTATTTCGGGAGTTTTCCCTGCATCTTTATGATTCAaactatgggacgatatcccgggagatcctctggacatttacgtttgagactacgggacggtatctcgggagatcccctgttgctatttctgtATACTGAGTTAGATTCCTTCTGTGTTTTTAATTAATATAGACTGTTAGCACTTAAATTATATTATCGTATTCTATACTGTTTACCTTGTTTAtttcatctataatcagtagggccctgactttccttgtcactacccgatcgaagttagacttggcacttactgagtaccgctgtggtgtactcatgccctttctgcgcatgattttcatgtgcagatccaggttcttcagctcagccctaccatccttgaggcgaggcgatccttcagagacttcgaggtatatctgcctcatctgcagaccgaggagtcctctccattctctcttttagttacaacccttctgtatttactttgttttagacattctggagttagagcactatgtagtatccttagcttgtgatttcatgagattccgggttttgggaagttgttcagtttttgagatcttgtattagtatatgccgaGAGGCATCTtaaatgcttttatatttgtttttcttcAGTTGTTATTAGTTTTTCcacattttgtttctttttttgcaattgttaggcttacctagtcgtagagactaggtgccgtcacgacagttcacggagggcgaacttgggtcgtgacaagctcAATTTGACACGGTATCAATGTGGTGATCTAGTAATTAGGGTTCCGACAAAAATTCTAGCAATCGAAGAGAAGTTCCTTGATAATCAAGTTCTGACGCAGCTCACACCTGAGAGATATGGCAGGAAATGAGGTAACCCTACTTGAGCACAATTATCCATTATTTCTTCAAGATTTAGATGATGCTGGGTTAGTTTTAGTCCCCATAAAGCTCACAAGGACGGAAAATTATGCTTTGTGGAGCAGGGCGATGAAATTAGCTTTGAGGGGAAAGGTAAGTTGGGATTTGTGGATGGAACGTGTGTCAAAAGCATGAACAGCGGAGAGCTCGCAGAACAGTGGGAGAAATGTAATGCAATTGTGCTCTCGTGGATTGGTAGCACAGTTGCAAATGATTGATGCCTGGGATTGTTTTTGCATCAAATTCAAAGAAAGTATGGAGTGATTTCAAAGAGAAGTTTGATAGATGTATTTTGACGAGAATCTATCATATGTGGACAGAAATAGCTATACTAAAACAAGGTACAGATTCAGTAACAACCTATTATTCTAGAATGAGTGATTTGTGGAATGAATTAGATGTGCTAGCCCCTAAGTCTTCCTTTGATTGTGAGGAATCTAAACTTTCACTTGAGATTTTAGAGCAAATTAGGCTACTACAATTTCTCATGGGTTTGCGTGAGAGTTATAGCAATGTTAGGAGCAATGTTCTTACGAGAAGACCAGTTGTTTCAGTAAACGAGGCCTATACGATAGTAACTCAGGAGGAAAGTCATAGATCACTAGGAGTGGTTGAAACAAATAGAGATCCCCTCACTATGATGGCAGGAAAGACTcagggattcaagcctaagaagtTTGGGTTGGTTTGTGAGCACTGTGGCTACAAAGGACACTTGAAAGAAAATTGTTATAAAATTATTGGCTATCCAGCagatttcaaaagaaaaaagaagtttcTGAGTGGAGGGCCAAAGACTTATGCTAATGCAGCAAGCACTGAAGAGTTGAGAACAATTATGAAAAAATTTCAAGGACATGTACTGATAGAGGACCAATACAATTAGCTAGTAGGACTAATGAACAAACCACCAGCCGGACAATGCTCACCCAACATGGCATGTATAATTTCCTTATTTTTCAGTGCTTCAATGATAGATTGGATAATAGATTCAGGAGCTACACATCACATTACTTACAAAAAAGAGGTCCTAAGTAATGTTAAGAGTTTGGAAGGTCAGAGTAATAATAGAGTGCAGTTACCAACTGGAATCAGAGCAAAGATAACACATACTGGAAATGCAGAAATTTTAGCAGATCACTGGGTAAAGAATGTGTTACACGTACCTGATTTTAGGTTCAATCTATTGTCAGTGTCAAAGCTTACTAGGGATATCAGATGTAGGGTTAGCTTCTACCCTAATTTCTGCCTGTTTCATGAACTCTTCAGTGGGAAGGTACTGGGGATTGGTAGAGAATCAGAAGGTTTGTATTTGTTGAATAGGCAAGCAGCAATGTCAATGTTAGCTGGTGTGGTTCAAAAGAAAGGGAACATAATCTACTCATTGGCATCTGAGGTTGGGACATGCAGCTATGAAGACTGTTCAGCACATTCCAAGTATAAAGAATAAAGTTAGCAGTAATGAAATTAGTGACTGTGATATATGTCCTTTGATAAAATAATGTAGATTACAATTTCCTATAAGTACTACTAGATCAACATCTATTTTCTAGTTAATTCATCTGGATGTCTGGGGGGGCCTATAAGGTTCCCACATATGATAGGAAGCAGTACTTTATCACTATTGTGAATGATTTTAGTAGGTACACTTGGGTTTATCTGATTCATTCCAAATGTGAAGTGATAGTTGTGTTGTGGAATTTTCTTTCTGTAATAAAGATCAATTTGTTGCTACTATGAAGGTTTTAAGATCTGATAATGGTTTAGAATTTTTCAATTCTAAGTGCAATGAACTGCTAGCTTTACTTGGTATTATACATCAAAGTAGTTGTGCTtacactccacaacaaaatggcaTAGTGGAAAGAAACCACATGCACATTTTGGAAATGGCAAGAGCCTTAAAATTTCAAAGTGGTGTCCCTATCAAATTTTGGGGAGAGTGTATGAGAACTGCGGTTTATTTAATAAATAGACTGCCTACACCAGTATTGCAAGGAAAAGCTCCATATGAGCGATTGTATAAGAAGCAGCTCAGTATTGAGCATCTCAGAGTCTTTAGTTGTTTGAGTTATGCAAACATCTTGCCAAGAAGGGACAAATTTGATCATAGAGCCAAGAAGACAGTGTTTCTTAGTTACCCTGACACTCAAAAAGGGTACAAGTTATATGACTTACATAATAGAAGTTTCCTTGTCAGTAGAGATGTTACCTTCCAGGAACACATCTTCCCATTTAAAGACATAGGCAACATTGAAGGTGATATGTTCACTCAATGTTCAACTCACTCTCAACTACTATCATGAGACACTACACCTATTCATCCTTCACCAACACAACAACAAGGGCATGCTAACAGTAGCCTTATACCTTGTGACCAGCACAGGATAAGTAGGATCATGACAACAATCCTCAGGATATGTTCATTGCTCCGAGCTTCTCTCCTTGTGATGTTGAACCagaagttcatcaatttaaaggGGAGAAAGAAGCTGTTGGTGAAGTGCTTGAGCCAATAATTCCTGTAGTCTCACCGACAAATGTCCCAGCTGAACCAGAGATTCAACCAGCTGAACCAGAGATTCAACCATTTGAACCTTTTGCTGCCACAAAGACAGAACTAGCACAACCTACAAGATCTGGTAGACCTCAAAGGAATTCAGCTCCTCTTGCTTGGCAAAAGGATTATATAATCCATACTATACCATCAGATAGTTGCAGATATCCCTTATCTTCCTACCTTGCCTATCATCATCTATCACCAGCATATCAGTCCTACCTAGGAGTATTCTCAACCCAAGCTGAACCAAAATCCTTCAAGGATACCGTTAAAGATCAGAATTGGGTTACTGCAATGGAGCAAGAGATTCAAGCTCTAGAGGAAAATAATACATGGGAGATAGTAGACCTCCCTGTTGGGAAACAACCTATTGGTTCAAAATGGGTCTACAAAATCAAGCATAAGGCCAATGGAGAAGTGGACAAGTTTAAGGTAAGGTTGGTCGCCAAGGGCTATACACAACAAGAAGGATTAGATTATCATAAAACTTTCTCTCCAATGGCCAAAATGGTCATTGTGAGGACTGTGATCAGTGTTGCAGCCTCCAAAGATTGGCCCTTGTTTCAAATGGATGTTAATAATGCCTTCCCACAAGATGATTTATTTGAAGAGTTTTACATGGATCTTCCTCAGGGATTTCACAAACAAGGGGAGTACAAGTAGTGTAGATTGTTGAAATCTCTTTATGGATTGAAACATGCATCAAGGCAATGGAACATCAAACTCACAAATACACTCCTACAAGCTGGATATACTTAAAGTGCCCATGATCATTCCTTGTTTACCAAGAGGCATGAAGAAGACATTGTGATAGTCCTGATTTATGTTGATGATCTTTTAATAACTGGAAGTAAGCAGTCCCTCATTGAACAAATAAAGGACACTCTACATAATTCCTTTAAGGTGAAATACCTAGGGGAACTAAGATATTTTCTAGGAATTGAAGTCATGAGATCAAGGAAATGAGTGTTGTTGCATCAGAGAAAATGTACATTGGAGTTAATCATTGATGCAGACATGAGTGGTTGCAAACTAGTAGCAACTCCAATTGAGTTAAATCAGAAACTAAAAATAGTTGATTATGACAGTCATGTTGGAAGAACATATGATCCTCAACTTGAAGATGCAGGAGCCTATCAAAGACTTATTGGGAGGCTAATTTACCTCATAATCACAAGACCAAACATCTGATTTGAAGTACAAGTGTTGAGCCAATTCATGCAACAACCCAAGAAGTCTTACCTAGATGCAACCCTGAGGGTTGTAAAATACATCAAATCAACACCTGGATTGGGGATACTACTAAGAAGAGGACATGCATAAACACTCACAGCCTTCTGTGACTCAAACTAGGCAGCCTGTCCCAACACAAGAAGATCTGTGACAGGGTATGTTGTGAAACTTGGGGATTCTCTGTTGTCATGGAAGTCCAAGAAGCAACAAATAATTAGTAGAAGCTCGGCAGAAGCATAGTATAGAAGTAAGATAGTTGTGGTGGAAGAAGTCATTTGGATGGTTGGACTATTGAAGGAATTGGGAAGCAAAGTGGAAGTACCAGTCAACTTGCATTATGATAGCAAGGCAGCTATGCAAATAGCTGCAAATCTTATATTTCACAAGTGGACTAAACATATTAAAATAGATTGTCACTTCGTCAGGGAAAAGATCAAGAATGGACTAATCGCAACCTAGTACATACCTACAAAAATGCAACTAGCAGACCTGATGACAAAAGGCTTGAGTGCAGCACAACATCAGTCCCTATTATCCATGCTAGGAGTAGAAGATGTCTTCCACTTACCATCTTGAGGGGGAGTATTACAATAAT from Nicotiana sylvestris chromosome 12, ASM39365v2, whole genome shotgun sequence encodes the following:
- the LOC138882823 gene encoding uncharacterized protein — its product is MPGIVFASNSKKVWSDFKEKFDRCILTRIYHMWTEIAILKQGTDSVTTYYSRMSDLWNELDVLAPKSSFDCEESKLSLEILEQIRLLQFLMGLRESYSNVRSNVLTRRPVVSVNEAYTIVTQEESHRSLGVVETNRDPLTMMAGKTQGFKPKKFGLVCEHCGYKGHLKENCYKIIGYPADFKRKKKFLSGGPKTYANAASTEELRTIMKKFQGHVLIEDQYN